From a single Bacteroidota bacterium genomic region:
- a CDS encoding helix-turn-helix transcriptional regulator has product MLKEARKEANMTQEELADKVGTKKSYISRLENGKCDIQLSTLEFEFLATKHELINYCFTIMFPPIIATISTVVFASINPLSLLAVYT; this is encoded by the coding sequence ATGCTTAAAGAGGCAAGAAAAGAAGCTAACATGACACAAGAAGAGTTGGCCGACAAAGTTGGAACGAAGAAAAGTTATATTTCCAGATTAGAAAACGGGAAATGCGACATTCAACTCTCCACGCTCGAATTTGAATTCCTTGCGACCAAACACGAATTGATTAATTATTGCTTCACGATAATGTTTCCACCGATAATTGCTACAATTTCTACCGTGGTATTCGCCTCTATAAATCCACTTTCACTGCTCGCTGTATACACCTGA
- a CDS encoding sodium:solute symporter: protein MSPILIITLIALYFLVLLWISWYTARGAGNQAFFQGNKSSPWYIVAFGMIGTSLSGVTFVSVPGTVAGSGMSYLMVVFGYFIGYMGVAYILLPLYYRLQLTSIYHYLQERFGRSSYKTGALFFIVSRTLGATARLYLVIRVLQDLVLNQMGVPFIVTAIFILLLILAYTFKGGVKTIVWTDTLQTTFMLGGLIACVIYVLQNLDLSFGEAWIRMTDLGYSKLMITDINSPGHYMKHLLGGAFIALTMTGLDQEMMQKNISVRTLKDSQKNVVTLSVILIFVNFLFLFLGGVLYLYSNDHQLALKGDDLFPTLAMQHFPPVMGLIFIIALISALFPSADGAITALTASFSLDILGIQRNPKLNEAQQTSIRRKVHLVFAGVFLICVMVFHWIDNRSIIDLILKLAGYTYGPLLGLFAYGVLMKSKLKESLVPVVCLIAPAFTWVLADMMPVWCNGFKFGYELLLVNGILTFIGLFLIRKKSEIN, encoded by the coding sequence ATGTCTCCGATCCTGATTATCACTCTTATTGCGCTCTATTTCCTTGTTTTACTATGGATTTCCTGGTATACAGCCCGCGGTGCAGGAAACCAGGCTTTTTTTCAGGGAAATAAGTCCTCGCCCTGGTATATTGTGGCTTTTGGGATGATCGGCACCTCGCTTTCGGGTGTGACCTTCGTTTCGGTGCCGGGAACAGTAGCAGGTTCAGGGATGTCGTACCTGATGGTGGTGTTCGGTTATTTTATCGGCTATATGGGTGTGGCGTATATTCTTCTTCCCTTGTACTATCGCCTGCAACTGACTTCTATCTACCATTATCTGCAGGAACGCTTTGGAAGAAGTTCTTATAAAACCGGGGCGCTCTTCTTCATCGTTTCACGAACGCTGGGAGCAACTGCTCGGCTGTATCTGGTGATTCGCGTGTTGCAGGACCTGGTGTTGAATCAGATGGGTGTTCCCTTCATCGTTACTGCCATCTTCATCTTATTGCTCATTCTCGCCTATACCTTTAAAGGCGGGGTTAAAACCATCGTCTGGACCGACACCCTGCAAACTACATTCATGCTGGGCGGATTGATTGCCTGTGTCATTTATGTCTTGCAAAATCTCGATCTCTCCTTTGGTGAAGCATGGATAAGAATGACGGATCTCGGTTATAGCAAGTTGATGATTACGGATATCAATAGTCCTGGACATTATATGAAGCATCTTCTCGGCGGAGCCTTCATCGCATTAACCATGACCGGTCTGGATCAGGAGATGATGCAGAAAAATATTTCGGTGCGCACACTGAAGGATTCACAGAAAAATGTGGTCACGCTCAGTGTCATCCTCATTTTCGTCAACTTCCTCTTCCTCTTTCTCGGTGGTGTATTGTATCTCTATAGCAACGATCATCAACTGGCACTCAAGGGAGATGATTTATTTCCCACACTCGCCATGCAACATTTTCCGCCTGTCATGGGACTCATCTTTATCATCGCGCTCATTTCCGCTTTATTTCCCTCTGCAGATGGGGCGATCACGGCACTTACAGCTTCCTTCTCTCTCGACATCCTCGGCATTCAGCGCAATCCGAAACTCAACGAAGCACAACAAACAAGTATTCGCAGAAAGGTACATCTGGTATTCGCCGGAGTATTTCTGATTTGCGTGATGGTCTTTCACTGGATAGATAACCGATCCATCATCGACCTCATCCTCAAACTCGCCGGCTATACGTACGGTCCTCTCCTCGGACTATTTGCCTATGGTGTCCTTATGAAATCAAAATTAAAGGAGTCGCTCGTGCCTGTTGTATGCCTTATCGCTCCTGCATTCACCTGGGTGTTGGCCGACATGATGCCGGTCTGGTGCAATGGCTTTAAGTTCGGATATGAGCTACTGTTAGTGAATGGAATCCTCACTTTTATCGGACTATTTCTGATTCGGAAAAAGTCAGAGATCAATTAA
- a CDS encoding LysM peptidoglycan-binding domain-containing protein, with protein sequence MNQKMIDFVKWKTGLFLLFFIVLGTFTQAADPDSLRTRWINGKKFTLHKVAPKETWSSVSRRYTVTIDDLQKANPGVDGLKIGQIINIPAGLTTDSKEVKAAPEKPPAPVTKVVESTPKKAIVQQQTGPTGKTHTVQKGETLYRISKMYDMSIEEIKSLNGLGSNAISPGQQLRIKAKVGDMQVTRESVATPVTPQTVAVESTPAKATTPVEKQAQVETKKEVVKPEPVESKPEPVKETIKEEPVPVKADSHQTSMVISRNDDRTEVPPVYSNPGTSRTSVIEKDPKSGAEVEKITEIGVAAWLTEADLNQSKFYALHRTAPVGTIIKLTNRMNNNSVFVKVVGPLPDTGDNNSIIIKITQAAAQRIGALDQKFTAELSYGVTR encoded by the coding sequence ATGAATCAAAAAATGATAGATTTTGTGAAGTGGAAGACAGGGTTATTCCTCCTGTTCTTCATTGTGTTAGGAACTTTTACGCAGGCTGCAGATCCCGATTCGCTGCGCACCCGCTGGATCAACGGGAAGAAATTCACCTTGCACAAAGTGGCGCCGAAGGAAACCTGGTCCAGTGTCTCCCGACGCTATACGGTTACCATCGATGATCTTCAAAAGGCTAATCCGGGAGTCGACGGACTGAAAATAGGGCAGATCATTAATATTCCCGCTGGTCTGACCACCGATTCAAAGGAAGTGAAAGCGGCTCCGGAAAAGCCACCCGCACCGGTGACCAAGGTGGTTGAAAGTACGCCGAAGAAAGCAATAGTTCAGCAGCAAACCGGTCCTACAGGGAAAACGCATACGGTACAAAAAGGCGAGACGTTATATCGTATTTCGAAGATGTACGATATGTCCATTGAAGAAATTAAATCACTCAATGGTCTGGGGTCTAATGCCATCTCGCCCGGGCAACAGCTCAGGATCAAAGCAAAAGTGGGTGATATGCAAGTCACCAGAGAAAGCGTAGCGACACCTGTTACACCTCAAACAGTTGCTGTGGAATCCACTCCTGCAAAGGCAACAACGCCCGTGGAGAAGCAAGCGCAGGTAGAGACTAAGAAAGAGGTGGTGAAACCGGAGCCGGTTGAGTCGAAGCCCGAGCCGGTCAAAGAAACTATCAAAGAGGAACCCGTACCTGTGAAGGCAGATAGTCACCAGACTTCGATGGTCATTTCACGCAACGACGATCGCACTGAAGTTCCACCGGTATATTCAAATCCCGGTACTTCCAGAACTTCTGTCATTGAGAAAGATCCGAAGAGTGGGGCAGAGGTGGAGAAAATTACGGAAATAGGAGTAGCAGCATGGCTCACGGAAGCCGATTTAAACCAAAGTAAATTTTATGCCTTGCATCGTACTGCACCGGTGGGCACCATCATCAAGCTCACCAACCGCATGAATAACAACAGTGTCTTCGTGAAAGTAGTGGGTCCGCTTCCCGATACCGGAGATAATAACAGCATCATCATCAAAATTACTCAAGCTGCCGCTCAGCGCATTGGTGCTCTCGACCAAAAATTCACTGCCGAGCTCAGCTATGGCGTCACACGATAG
- a CDS encoding nodulation protein NfeD gives MKNIPSPTLFLLTAFLCFLVFSPSAGNPEKSQTFVFQIDVREEISPGIARMFSKGLAEAQSMKADLILINMNTYGGLLDAADSIRTLVLNSKIPVIVFIDNNAASAGALIAIACEKIYMRKGASIGAATVVTQNAEALPDKYQSYMRSMMRSTAEARGRDARIAEAMVDPRIAIPNVNDSGKVLTLTSTEALKLNYCNGIAESINETLELAGYASFKITKYEPSLIDRLIGWLIHPAISGVLILVMLGGLYYELQQPGLGFPIILAIAAAVLYFAPLYLDGLAANWEILISLAGLVLIILELFVIPGFGVAGISGIVLLLFGLTTSLLRNDGFDFSGVSGYALTESLAVVVVGMSGALGLFIFASKVLSESPMFKKLVLSTEMTAAAGYTSAIDHPEIGTQGITVTLLRPSGKIRVGDQVYTASSESGFIEANTTVEIVAIIGGNIIVKQ, from the coding sequence ATGAAAAACATACCTTCTCCGACTTTATTTCTCCTAACGGCATTTCTCTGCTTTCTTGTATTCAGCCCATCTGCAGGAAATCCTGAAAAATCTCAAACATTTGTATTTCAAATAGATGTAAGAGAGGAGATTAGCCCCGGAATTGCGAGAATGTTCTCCAAAGGACTCGCTGAAGCCCAATCCATGAAGGCGGATTTGATCCTCATCAACATGAATACTTATGGCGGATTACTGGATGCAGCCGACAGTATCCGCACCCTGGTGTTGAACAGCAAAATACCGGTGATTGTTTTTATCGACAATAATGCGGCATCGGCCGGTGCACTCATCGCCATTGCCTGCGAAAAAATTTACATGCGCAAAGGGGCCAGTATCGGCGCGGCGACAGTAGTGACACAAAATGCAGAGGCGCTCCCCGATAAATATCAAAGTTATATGCGCAGTATGATGCGTTCAACTGCAGAAGCAAGAGGAAGAGATGCCCGCATCGCCGAAGCCATGGTGGATCCTCGCATCGCCATTCCGAATGTGAATGATTCGGGAAAAGTACTAACGCTTACCAGTACCGAAGCCTTGAAGCTGAACTATTGCAATGGCATTGCGGAGAGCATTAATGAAACCTTGGAGCTGGCGGGATACGCATCTTTCAAAATAACTAAATATGAACCCAGTTTAATAGATCGTTTGATCGGATGGTTGATTCATCCTGCTATCAGCGGAGTCCTCATTTTGGTGATGCTGGGCGGACTGTATTACGAACTGCAACAACCCGGATTAGGCTTTCCGATTATTTTAGCGATAGCCGCGGCTGTTCTCTACTTTGCTCCACTCTATCTCGATGGCCTTGCCGCGAATTGGGAAATCCTGATTTCTCTGGCCGGATTAGTCCTCATTATTCTGGAACTCTTTGTCATACCCGGATTCGGAGTGGCGGGGATTAGTGGAATTGTTCTCCTCCTCTTCGGACTAACGACCAGCCTGCTACGCAATGATGGCTTTGACTTTAGTGGTGTGAGCGGATACGCGCTGACGGAGTCGTTGGCTGTGGTTGTAGTGGGAATGTCGGGTGCTTTAGGCTTGTTCATTTTCGCCAGCAAGGTGTTATCCGAGAGTCCTATGTTTAAGAAGCTGGTGTTATCCACAGAAATGACGGCTGCTGCGGGCTATACTTCCGCGATTGATCATCCGGAAATCGGGACACAGGGTATAACGGTGACGCTGTTACGTCCTTCAGGAAAAATTCGCGTGGGAGATCAGGTGTATACAGCGAGCAGTGAAAGTGGATTTATAGAGGCGAATACCACGGTAGAAATTGTAGCAATTATCGGTGGAAACATTATCGTGAAGCAATAA